A genomic segment from Fusarium keratoplasticum isolate Fu6.1 chromosome 10, whole genome shotgun sequence encodes:
- a CDS encoding C2H2-type domain-containing protein — MKIAGSGRLRWYCTPCQKQCRDANSFKQHTLSESHTRRIDNIRNVHETIDDFFQQFQISFLRLLQTSYQEKSVHSNRFYQTYIADKHHIHLNSTRWSSLAELIKHLGREGLCRTEEKDDGLYVAWIDRSPEAVRRTDALKKRDQADAASKTREDDIIKVQIERAHANRKPSPTATSLSMPLPTEPGPAIAFQLTTDTKGTLKNTGGSVKKVNAFKTAKQNLQEAKKRKQSEAASTDEPPSKRS; from the coding sequence ATGAAGATAGCAGGCTCAGGCCGTCTAAGGTGGTACTGCACGCCCTGCCAGAAGCAATGCCGGGATGCTAATTCTTTCAAACAACACACCCTTTCCGAGTCTCATACTCGTCGTATCGACAACATTAGAAACGTGCACGAAACCATCGACGACTTCTTTCAGCAATTCCAAATCTCCTTTCTTAGGCTCCTCCAGACTAGTTATCAAGAGAAGAGTGTCCATTCTAACCGGTTCTACCAGACGTATATCGCGGATAAGCACCACATTCATCTCAACTCTACGCGATGGAGCTCTTTGGCTGAATTAATCAAGCAccttggccgagaaggactTTGCCGCACTGAGGAAAAGGACGACGGACTCTATGTTGCCTGGATCGACCGCTCTCCAGAGGCCGTTCGCCGAACGGATGCACTCAAGAAACGAGACCAAGCCGATGCTGCGAGCAAGACTAGAgaggacgacatcatcaaggtccAGATCGAACGGGCACACGCGAACCGAAAACCATCTCCAACCGCCACCTCACTCTCAATGCCCCTTCCCACTGAACCCGGTCCTGCAATTGCATTTCAGCTGACAACCGATACCAAAGGAACACTAAAGAACACGGGAGGTTCAGTCAAGAAGGTCAATGCCTTTAAGACGGCAAAGCAGAACCTTCAAGAAGCTAAGAAGAGGAAGCAGTCTGAGGCTGCCAGCACGGATGAGCCTCCTTCCAAACGTTCTTGA
- a CDS encoding BAR domain-containing protein: MHFTKKIDRAFQWAGEKMGSEARTGHSEEFKNLEQEMALRHEGMERMQRSMGAYVKWISRRNELLDDKERGSPISYLGRTMATHGEDFEQDSEFGNCLLSLGRANERIAGIQDCYIDCANATWMDNLERSLAMMREYQNTRKKLENRRLAYDASTNKMAKARRDDFRIEEEVRMNKAKFEETSEDVLRRMQDIKESEVENIAALTQFLDAELDYHERCAEELRRVRQSWAGGAAASPTTAPRPGRSRSNTARSWQEPRHQAVYEEPEPEPEPVRIPHRSPGSRLAPPPPQPPRPAIGRANTFDGRSPTPLANLRVPGAPLSRVVTDGGSYGRSGHSDDVFSDDVSTSRSGSPDWCDRRSASPATSYGSLSRSTSALALGKKPPPPPPNRAKKPPPPPPARRENLGY, translated from the exons ATGCATTTCACAAAGAAGATTGACCGCGCCTTTCAATGGGCCGGCGAGAAGATGGGCTCCGAGGCCCGAACCGGCCACTCGGAGGAGttcaagaacctcgagcAAGAGATGGCTCTGAGACATGAAG GCATGGAGCGCATGCAGAGATCCATGGGAGCCTACGTCAAGTGGATTTCCCGTCGcaatgagctcctcgatgacAAGGAGCGTGGTTCTCCCATCTCCTACCTTGGCCGCACCATGGCCACCCATGGAGAGGACTTTGAGCAGGATTCCGAGTTTGGAAACTGTCTTCTGTCCCTTGGTCGCGCCAACGAGCGCATTGCCGGCATCCAGGATTGCTACATCGATTGCGCCAATGCCACTTGGATGGATAACCTCGAGAGGAGCCTGGCTATGATGCGAGAATACCAG AACACgcgcaagaagctcgagaaccGACGTCTCGCCTATGACGCCAGCACcaacaagatggccaaggcccGACGAGACGACTTCCGAATCGAAGAAGAGGTCCGCATGAATAaggccaagtttgaggagacCAGCGAGGACGTCCTCCGCCGCATGCAGGACATTAAGGAGTCCGAGGTTGAGAACATTGCTGCTCTGACTCAGTTCCTCGACGCTGAGCTTGACTACCACGAGCGCTGCGCCGAGGAGCTTCGCCGTGTTAGACAGAGCTGGGCTGgaggtgctgctgcttctcccACAACTGCACCTCGGCCTGGCCGAAGCCGATCCAACACTGCTCGATCCTGGCAGGAGCCTCGTCACCAGGCTGTCTACGAGGAACCCGAgcctgaacctgaacctgtCCGCATTCCTCATCGTTCTCCCGGCAGCCGTCTTgcacctccacctcctcagccgccACGACCAGCCATTGGCAGGGCCAACACCTTTGATGGCCGCTCGCCTACACCTCTGGCCAACCTCCGCGTTCCTGGTGCTCCTCTCTCCCGGGTCGTGACTGATGGTGGCTCTTATGGTCGAAGCGGTCACAGCGACGATGTATTCTCTGATGATGTCTCAACAAGTCGAAGCGGTAGCCCAGACTGGTGCGACCGCAGAAGCGCCAGCCCTGCAACAAGCTATGGAAGTCTGAGCCGCAGCACGAGTGCCCTGGCTCTGGGCAAGAAGCCGCCACCTCCCCCTCCCAAcagggccaagaagcccccgcctcctcctcctgctcgaAGGGAGAACCTTGGATATTGA
- a CDS encoding Cupin type-1 domain-containing protein, with protein sequence MPLTPLSSLRVSKHLIPAHNLIPNCSIQNKPLLIYHSAFQRPISAARIESHLSSVGVVIPQWRFTMYTTTHFHSTSHEVLCISHGRARLCFGGEENEDRVEPVVEAGDVVIVPAGVGHRLLEDLTDGFEMVGSYPEGHNWDMCYGKSGEEEKVNAIKDLEWFPRDPIYGDQGPTKGI encoded by the coding sequence ATGCCGCTCACACCTCTCTCATCCCTCCGCGTCTCCAAACATCTAATCCCCGCCCACAACCTCATCCCCAACTGCAGCATCCAGAACAAACCCCTCCTCATCTACCACTCCGCCTTCCAACGCCCCATCTCAGCAGCAAGAATCGAATCACACCTCTCCTCCGTGGGAGTAGTGATCCCTCAATGGCGCTTCACCATGTACACGACGACTCACTTCCACAGCACATCCCACGAGGTTCTATGCATCAGCCATGGTCGAGCTCGTCTGTGTTTCGGTGGCGAGGAGAATGAGGATCGTGTTGAGCCTGTGGTTGAAGCTGGAGACGTTGTTATTGTACCCGCGGGCGTTGGACATCGGCTTTTGGAAGACTTGACCGATGGGTTTGAGATGGTGGGAAGCTATCCAGAAGGTCACAATTGGGACATGTGCTATGGCAAGTcgggagaagaggaaaaggtgAATGCGATCAAGGATCTGGAGTGGTTCCCACGAGATCCTATATACGGGGATCAAGGGCCAACAAAGGGCATCTGA
- a CDS encoding CFEM domain-containing protein produces the protein MKVSAFLSTVAVTLASIGSANAATPLCAITCFTAVMNHEAAKTCTEANMFLCMCKIKALTLAYRDCACSSCLTPQSKLDAIATGKDICNQYNAPVNWLPDTCPSA, from the exons ATGAAGGTTTCCGCTTTCCTCTCCACCGTCGCCGTCACCCTGGCCTCCATTGGCTCTGCCAATGCCGCCACTCCCCTCTGTGCC ATCACTTGCTTCACTGCTGTCATGAACCATGAGGCCGCCAAGACCTGCACTGAGGCCAACATGTTCCTCTGCATGTgcaagatcaaggccctGACTCTGGCCTACCGTGACTGtgcctgctccagctgccTTACCCCCCAGAGCAAGCTGGATGCTATTGCCACTGGCAAGGACATTTGCAACC AGTACAACGCGCCCGTTAACTGGCTCCCCGATACCTGCCCTTCTGCTTAA
- a CDS encoding CFEM domain-containing protein — protein sequence MKTSSFAQLLSLASVATAAMPKCAIDCFQDVIYAHPPMGCKESTMYLCFCKMPSLQWYFVECGKEKCEDSEGAISFGLNLCDELGYPIETDKLTKPPITSEGTITDARPTVTGEDDSKPTTNDAAETTTAEESAAETTEAASTTVASTGATTAAASKTESSAEETETEEAETSAEESTAESTAAGSSAAESTAADATTDASADAATSTPTTEPNGANSVSASGLLVAVGVVAAAFGLF from the exons ATGAAGACGTCTTCCTTCGCTCAGCTGCTCTCCCTTGCATCGGTGGCCACCGCCGCCATGCCCAAGTGCGCT ATTGACTGCTTCCAAGATGTCATCTACGCGCACCCTCCCATGGGCTGCAAGGAGTCCACCATGTACCTGTGCTTCTGCAAGATGCCTTCTCTGCAGTGGTACTTTGTCGAGTGCGGCAAGGAAAAGTGCGAGGACTCTGAGGGCGCCATTAGCTTCGGCCTGAACCTCTGCGACG AGCTCGGCTATCCCATTGAGACCGACAAGCTCACCAAGCCCCCCATCACCAGCGAGGGAACCATCACCGATGCGCGACCCACCGTGACCGGGGAGGACGACTCCAAGCCCACCACCAACGACGCcgccgagaccaccaccgccgaAGAGTCTGCTGCCGAGACCACCGAGGCTGCCAGCACCACCGTCGCTTCCACTGGAGCCACAACTGCTGCCGCCTCCAAGACGGAGAGCTCGGCCGAGGAGACTGAGACTGAAGAGGCCGAGACTTCTGCTGAGGAGTCTACCGCCGAGTCCACTGCCGCTGGATCAAGCGCTGCCGAATCTACCGCTGCTGATGCTACCACCGATGCCTCTGCCGACGCTGCTACCTCTACACCCACGACCGAGCCCAACGGCGCCAACTCCGTCTCTGCCTCGGGTCTGCTCGTTGCCGTCGGCGTTGTCGCTGCTGCCTTTGGACTTTTCTAA
- a CDS encoding Cyclin-C-2 domain-containing protein, protein MATEDERYRQSSQYRLWSFTPSNLQELRAKTNSLAREQIAPRLSADPPPDFLTADEEIRLVKFFTVELIRAAQFCELPTEIRATAAVFLRRFYVTNSVMTYPAPELLKTSLFFGCKAEGFFYKLNAFSEKFPNTTGEQILAGEFLLCQGIRFAFDVRHPFRALEGAILELRRKLPDEESRINRVHARAREILKFSPLVTDAYFHYTPSQIMMAAVSIVDHGLLDVLIPLPNGEAGQAAVLASMRDKILGVIQSCREMLEEEPPERMTDYWGTPEIVKAMKPLRKKLQKCRDPDRANLVNLQRARREQAMNKEKKTAANNDGSVFGDDLARETKRVKLENADPFGPPL, encoded by the exons ATGGCGACCGAAGATGAACGCTACCGGCAATCGAGCCAATATCGGCTCTGGTCCTTCACCCCGTCAAATCTCCAAGAGCTGCGCGCAAAGACAAACTCGCTAGCAAGAGAGCAGATCGCGCCGCGACTCTCTGCCGACCCTCCTCCCGACTTTCTCACGGCCGACGAAGAGATCCGACTCGTCAAGTTCTTTACCGTCGAACTCATCCGCGCCGCGCAGTTCTGCGAACTTCCCACCGAGATCCGAGCGACCGCCGCCGTCTTCCTGCGACGATTCTACGTGACCAACTCGGTCATGACATACCCGGCTcccgagctcctcaagacgTCGCTGTTCTTTGGGTGCAAGGCCGAGGGCTTCTTTTACAAGCTGAATGCCTTTTCGGAAAAGTTTCCCAATACTACTGGGGAGCAGATCCTGGCTGGAGAGTTTCTGCTTTGTCAGGGGATTCGGTTCGCCTTTGACGTTAGGCACCCGTTCAGAGCCCTCGAGGGTGCGATCTTGGAGTTGCGGAGGAAGCTGCCTGATGAGGAGTCACGTATCAATAGAGTACACGCTCGCGCGCGAGAGATCCTCAAGTTTAGTCCGTTGGTTACAGATGCCTACTTCCACTACACCCCCAGCCAGATTATGATGGCGGCAGTGTCCATTGTGGACCATGGGCTTCTGGATGTCTTGATTCCTTTGCCGAATGGTGAGGCAGGACAGGCTGCTGTGTTGGCAAGCATGCGCGACAAGATCTTGGGGGTGATTCAGAGCTGTCGcgagatgctcgaggaggagcctcCAGAGAGAATGACGGATTATTGGGGAACG CCCGAAATTGTGAAAGCCATGAAGCCTCTCCGAAAGAAGCTGCAAAAATGCCGAGACCCCGATCGAGCGAACCTGGTCAATCTTCAACGAGCGAGACGAGAACAAGCCATgaacaaggaaaagaagacgGCGGCGAACAATGATGGTTCTGTGTTTGGAGACGACCTTGCGAGGGAGACGAAGCGAGTGAAGCTGGAGAATGCGGATCCCTTTGGCCCACCTCTATGA